A part of Neovison vison isolate M4711 chromosome 6, ASM_NN_V1, whole genome shotgun sequence genomic DNA contains:
- the PARP3 gene encoding protein mono-ADP-ribosyltransferase PARP3 isoform X1: MAPKRKSQVPHEGPDKKQGRQGAEEEDHFHSTAEALRAAPTEKHTVRVDPACPLSHSPGTQVHEDYACTLNQTNIGSNNNKFYIIQLLEEGDRFACWNRWGRVGEVGQSKLSYFKLLEDAKKDFEKKFRDKTKNSWAERDHFVAHPGKYTLIEVQGDDEAQEAVVKVDGGPVRSVVQRVRPCSLDAATQKLITNIFSKDMFKNAMTLMNLDVKKMPLGKLSKQQIARGFEALEALEAALRAPADGGLSLEELSSHFYTVIPHNFGRNRPPPINSPELLQAKKDMLLVLADIELAQTLQATPEEEKVEEVPHPLDRDYHLLKCQLELLDPKAPEYKVICTYLEQTGSSYRCPALQHVWKVNREGEGDRFQAHSKLGNRKLLWHGTNVAVVAAILTSGLRIMPHSGGRVGKGIYFASENSKSASYVTGMSCGAHQLGYMFLGEVALGREHHITVDDPSLKQPPPGFDSVIARGHTEPDPTQDTELELDGQRVVVPQGRPVLCAEFRSSQFSQSEYLIYQDSQCHLRYLLEVRL, from the exons ATGGCTCCAAAGCGCAAGTCCCAGGTGCCACATGAGGGCCCTGACAAAAAGCAGGGGcggcagggggcagaggaggaggaccaCTTCCACTCCACTGCCGAGGCTCTCAGAGCTGCGCCCACAGAGAAGCACACAGTTCGAGTGGACCCAGCATGCCCACTCAGCCACAGCCCCGGAACCCAG GTGCATGAAGACTATGCCTGCACCCTCAACCAGACCAACATTGGAAGCAACAACAACAAGTTCTACATCATCCAGCTGCTGGAAGAGGGTGACCGCTTCGCCTGCTGGAACCGCTGGGGCCGTGTG GGAGAGGTGGGCCAGTCAAAGCTCAGCTACTTCAAGTTACTGGAGGATGCAAAGAAGGACTTTGAGAAGAAATTTCGCGACAAGACCAAGAACAGCTGGGCGGAGCGGGACCACTTTGTGGCCCACCCGGGCAAGTACACGCTCATCGAAGTGCAGGGAGACGATGAGGCCCAGGAAGCCGTGGTGAAG GTGGACGGCGGCCCAGTGAGGAGCGTGGTGCAACGTGTGCGGCCCTGCTCCCTGGACGCAGCCACGCAGAAGCTCATCACCAACATCTTCAGCAAGGACATGTTCAAGAATGCCATGACCCTCATGAAcctgg ATGTGAAGAAGATGCCCCTAGGGAAGCTGAGCAAGCAGCAGATCGCACGGGGCTTCGAGGCGTTGGAGGCCCTGGAGGCTGCACTGCGAGCCCCGGCGGATGgtggcctcagcctggaggaGCTGTCCTCCCACTTCTACACCGTCATCCCCCACAACTTCGGCCGCAACCGGCCCCCGCCCATCAACTCCCCTGAGCTCCTGCAGGCCAAGAAGGACATGCTGCTG GTGCTGGCGGACATCGAGCTGGCCCAGACCCTACAGGCGACCCCCgaggaggagaaggtggaggaggtCCCACACCCACTGGACAGAGACTATCACCTCCTAAAGTGCCAGCTCGAGCTGCTGGACCCAAAGGCACCCGAGTACAAG GTGATCTGTACCTACCTAGAGCAGACTGGCAGCAGCTACAGGTGCCCGGCTCTTCAACATGTTTGGAAAGTGAACCGAgaaggggag ggAGACAGGTTCCAGGCCCACTCCAAGCTGGGCAACCGGAAGCTACTATGGCATGGCACCAACGTGGCCGTGGTAGCTGCCATCCTCACCAGTGGGCTCCGTATTATGCCTCATTCCGGTGGCCGCGTTGGCAAGGGCATCTATTTTGCCTCAGAGAACAGCAAGTCCGCCAGCTACG TTACTGGCATGTCCTGCGGAGCCCACCAACTTGGCTACATGTTCCTGGGGGAGGTGGCACTGGGCAGAGAGCACCACATCACCGTCGATGATCCCAGCTTGAAGCAGCCACCCCCTGGCTTCGACAGTGTTATTGCCCGAGGCCACACAGAGCCTG ATCCAACCCAGGACACGGAGCTGGAGCTGGATGGCCAGCGAGTAGTGGTGCCCCAGGGCCGGCCTGTGCTCTGTGCAGAGTTCAGAAGCTCCCAATTCTCCCAGAGCGAGTATCTTATCTACCAGGACAGCCAGTGTCACCTGCGCTACCTGCTGGAGGTTCGCCTCTGA
- the RRP9 gene encoding U3 small nucleolar RNA-interacting protein 2, with amino-acid sequence MSAAAAARKRGRSAPGAGAGTGKRRRKTDSAGDRGKSKGGGRMNEEISSDSESESLPPRRTEEEDDEELEETAQEKKLRLAKLYLEELRQQEEEKAEAREFEEDQVAGRLKEDVLEQRGRLQKSVAKEIQAPAPADIRVLRGHQLSITCVVITPDDAAIFSAAKDCTIIKWSVESGRKLHVIPRAKKGAEGQPPGHDSHILCMAISSDGKYLASGDRSKLILIWEAQSCRHLYTFTGHRDAVSGLAFRRGTHQLYSTSHDRSVKVWNVAENSYVETLFGHQDAVAALDALSRECCVTAGGRDGTVRVWKIPEESQLVFYGHQGSIDSIQLINEEHMVSGADDGSVALWGLSKKRPLALQREAHGLRGEQGLEQPFWVSSVAALLNTDLVATGSHSSCVKLWQCGEGFRRLDPLCDIPLVGFINSLKFSSSGHFLVAGVGQEHRLGRWWRIKEARNSVCIIPLHRTPRPPAAGS; translated from the exons ATGTCTGCAGCAGCCGCGGCTCGAAAGCGGGGAAGGTCGGCCCCGGGGGCGGGTGCAGGGACCGGCAAGCGGCGGCGAAAG accGACTCTGCCGGGGACCGGGGCAAGTCCAAGGGAGGCGGCAGGATGAATGAGGAGATCTCCAGTGACTCTGAGAGTGAGAG CCTGCCTCCCAGGAGGACTGAGGAGGAGGACGACGAGGAGCTGGAGGAGACAGCCCAGGAGAAGAAGCTGCGCTTAGCCAAGCTCTACCTCGAGGAGCTCAGGCAGCAAG AGGAGGAAAAGGCTGAGGCCCGGGAGTTTGAGGAGGACCAGGTGGCTGGGCGATTGAAGGAGGACGTG CTGGAGCAGCGGGGCAGGCTGCAGAAGTCGGTGGCAAAGGAG ATtcaggccccagccccagccgaCATCCGAGTCTTACGGGGGCACCAGCTCTCCATCACGTGCGTGGTCATCACCCCTGATGACGCAGCCATCTTCTCTGCTGCCAAAGACTGCACCATTATCAAGT GGAGTGTGGAGAGTGGACGGAAGCTCCACGTGATCCCACGAGCCAAGAAGGGTGCTGAGGGGCAGCCCCCCGGCCATGACAGCCACATCCTCTGCATGGCCATCTCCTCTGACGGCAAATACCTT GCCTCGGGTGACCGCAGCAAGCTCATTCTCATCTGGGAGGCCCAGAGCTGCCGGCACCTGTACACGTTCACAGGACACCGGGACGCTGTGTCG GGTCTGGCATTCCGCAGAGGCACCCACCAGTTGTACAGCACGTCCCACGACCGCTCCGTGAAGGTGTGGAATGTGGCGGAGAACTCCTACGTGGAGACGCT CTTCGGGCACCAGGATGCCGTGGCTGCGCTGGACGCCCTGAGCCGGGAGTGCTGTGTGACGGCCGGGGGCCGGGACGGGACGGTGCGTGTGTGGAAGATCCCTGAGGAGTCCCAGCTTGTCTTCTATGGCCACCA GGGCTCCATCGACAGCATCCAGCTTATCAACGAGGAGCACATGGTGTCAGGCGCAGACGATGG CTCCGTGGCCTTGTGGGGCCTCTCCAAGAAGCGGCCACTCGCCCTGCAGCGTGAGGCCCATGGGCTGCGGGGGGAGCAGGGCCTGGAGCAGCCCTTCTGGGTGTCATCGGTGGCAGCCCTGCTCAACACGGACCTGGTGGCCACAG GCTCCCACAGCTCCTGCGTGAAGCTCTGGCAGTGCGGGGAGGGCTTCCGGCGGCTTGACCCGCTCTGCGACATTCCCCTG GTGGGCTTTATCAACAGCCTCAAGTTCTCCAGCTCGGGGCATTTCctggtggctggggtggggcaggagcacAG GCTTGGCCGCTGGTGGCGCATCAAAGAGGCCCGGAACTCTGTCTGCATCATCCCGCTCCACAGGACCCCCAGGCCCCCCGCTGCTGGCTCCTGA
- the PARP3 gene encoding protein mono-ADP-ribosyltransferase PARP3 isoform X2: MAPKRKSQVPHEGPDKKQGRQGAEEEDHFHSTAEALRAAPTEKHTVRVDPACPLSHSPGTQVHEDYACTLNQTNIGSNNNKFYIIQLLEEGDRFACWNRWGRVVDGGPVRSVVQRVRPCSLDAATQKLITNIFSKDMFKNAMTLMNLDVKKMPLGKLSKQQIARGFEALEALEAALRAPADGGLSLEELSSHFYTVIPHNFGRNRPPPINSPELLQAKKDMLLVLADIELAQTLQATPEEEKVEEVPHPLDRDYHLLKCQLELLDPKAPEYKVICTYLEQTGSSYRCPALQHVWKVNREGEGDRFQAHSKLGNRKLLWHGTNVAVVAAILTSGLRIMPHSGGRVGKGIYFASENSKSASYVTGMSCGAHQLGYMFLGEVALGREHHITVDDPSLKQPPPGFDSVIARGHTEPDPTQDTELELDGQRVVVPQGRPVLCAEFRSSQFSQSEYLIYQDSQCHLRYLLEVRL; encoded by the exons ATGGCTCCAAAGCGCAAGTCCCAGGTGCCACATGAGGGCCCTGACAAAAAGCAGGGGcggcagggggcagaggaggaggaccaCTTCCACTCCACTGCCGAGGCTCTCAGAGCTGCGCCCACAGAGAAGCACACAGTTCGAGTGGACCCAGCATGCCCACTCAGCCACAGCCCCGGAACCCAG GTGCATGAAGACTATGCCTGCACCCTCAACCAGACCAACATTGGAAGCAACAACAACAAGTTCTACATCATCCAGCTGCTGGAAGAGGGTGACCGCTTCGCCTGCTGGAACCGCTGGGGCCGTGTG GTGGACGGCGGCCCAGTGAGGAGCGTGGTGCAACGTGTGCGGCCCTGCTCCCTGGACGCAGCCACGCAGAAGCTCATCACCAACATCTTCAGCAAGGACATGTTCAAGAATGCCATGACCCTCATGAAcctgg ATGTGAAGAAGATGCCCCTAGGGAAGCTGAGCAAGCAGCAGATCGCACGGGGCTTCGAGGCGTTGGAGGCCCTGGAGGCTGCACTGCGAGCCCCGGCGGATGgtggcctcagcctggaggaGCTGTCCTCCCACTTCTACACCGTCATCCCCCACAACTTCGGCCGCAACCGGCCCCCGCCCATCAACTCCCCTGAGCTCCTGCAGGCCAAGAAGGACATGCTGCTG GTGCTGGCGGACATCGAGCTGGCCCAGACCCTACAGGCGACCCCCgaggaggagaaggtggaggaggtCCCACACCCACTGGACAGAGACTATCACCTCCTAAAGTGCCAGCTCGAGCTGCTGGACCCAAAGGCACCCGAGTACAAG GTGATCTGTACCTACCTAGAGCAGACTGGCAGCAGCTACAGGTGCCCGGCTCTTCAACATGTTTGGAAAGTGAACCGAgaaggggag ggAGACAGGTTCCAGGCCCACTCCAAGCTGGGCAACCGGAAGCTACTATGGCATGGCACCAACGTGGCCGTGGTAGCTGCCATCCTCACCAGTGGGCTCCGTATTATGCCTCATTCCGGTGGCCGCGTTGGCAAGGGCATCTATTTTGCCTCAGAGAACAGCAAGTCCGCCAGCTACG TTACTGGCATGTCCTGCGGAGCCCACCAACTTGGCTACATGTTCCTGGGGGAGGTGGCACTGGGCAGAGAGCACCACATCACCGTCGATGATCCCAGCTTGAAGCAGCCACCCCCTGGCTTCGACAGTGTTATTGCCCGAGGCCACACAGAGCCTG ATCCAACCCAGGACACGGAGCTGGAGCTGGATGGCCAGCGAGTAGTGGTGCCCCAGGGCCGGCCTGTGCTCTGTGCAGAGTTCAGAAGCTCCCAATTCTCCCAGAGCGAGTATCTTATCTACCAGGACAGCCAGTGTCACCTGCGCTACCTGCTGGAGGTTCGCCTCTGA